From a region of the Paenibacillus sp. FSL R10-2734 genome:
- a CDS encoding AraC family transcriptional regulator produces MKGIVHRRIVFPHEGGQHLPITLDSIGHNHQQEKVSRSDGYETYHWLQTASGEGVIHFENKALSLPAGSGILLLPYTPHRYEASAAHWSTSYLTFGGSSAGSILETLGMNINAFYRWEKESPLSKLLREMLDRYDASQDMFGLGASTDAYLFLLTLSKYGQLHNNTTISRNVDKLQPLLKWMDNHYGDPDLGLNDLADQLGVSGRYLNNLFIQTFGLSPYAYFVRLRIRKSKEMLVTQPDLTVKIISQRVGFRDVSHYVATFRKQSGTTPEQFRRLH; encoded by the coding sequence TTGAAGGGAATCGTGCACCGTAGAATAGTGTTCCCCCATGAGGGTGGACAGCATCTACCTATCACATTGGACAGCATAGGCCACAATCATCAACAAGAAAAAGTATCTCGCTCAGATGGCTACGAAACATATCATTGGCTCCAAACGGCGTCGGGGGAAGGTGTCATCCATTTCGAGAATAAAGCCTTATCACTTCCTGCAGGGAGCGGTATATTACTTCTTCCCTATACTCCGCATCGCTATGAAGCGTCGGCCGCCCACTGGAGCACCTCTTATTTAACGTTCGGAGGTAGTTCTGCTGGGTCTATTTTGGAGACGCTTGGGATGAACATAAATGCTTTTTACCGCTGGGAAAAAGAATCCCCTCTCTCCAAACTACTAAGGGAAATGCTTGATCGCTATGATGCCTCCCAGGACATGTTTGGTCTGGGCGCCTCCACAGATGCTTATCTCTTTCTGCTTACTTTGAGTAAATATGGACAGCTGCATAACAACACGACGATATCCCGCAATGTGGATAAGCTACAGCCTCTGCTGAAATGGATGGATAACCATTATGGTGATCCTGATCTCGGACTTAATGATCTGGCCGATCAACTCGGAGTCTCAGGACGTTATCTCAACAACCTGTTCATACAGACTTTTGGGCTCTCTCCTTATGCCTATTTCGTACGGTTACGTATCCGCAAAAGCAAAGAAATGCTCGTAACCCAGCCGGATCTTACTGTAAAGATCATCTCGCAGAGAGTCGGCTTCCGTGATGTCAGCCATTATGTGGCTACCTTTCGAAAGCAGTCTGGGACTACGCCGGAGCAGTTTAGAAGACTTCACTAA
- a CDS encoding beta-galactosidase, which translates to MKRFDSIQMGVDYYPEHWEESMWEPDIRLMKETGVKVVRVAEFAWSRLEPTEGDYQFGWLDRALDLFHKYELQVVIGTPTTTPPRWLTAKFPDVLPVFANGETFHPGVRGHRCYNSTSLREYGSRITQRLAEHYREHPAVIGWQTDNEFGMLDCHCDACNTAFRTWVKAKYDTLDRVNAEWGTVVWSGEYSDWNELTVPLGGSPHQNPSFLLDYQRFQWDSVVAFQKTQIDILRSACPQHFITHNFHSYPQRLDMYAVGADLDVAAFDYYPNTSPAKQATTPYSGALSLDVTRGIKRQNFWIMEQLSGSPGCWMPMWRTPYPGMIRAYAWQTIARGADTVVHFRWRSAVAGAEQFWHGLIDHSNVPGRRFAEFTQLCHEVNTIGDKLTGTTLKNEVAILHSHEEKAALDIQPQAEGFDYYENIKQIHRAVTKLGMGCDVINLRQPLDGYKVVIAPNLYLLDEEIVRNLEDFAHAGGTLLITNRCGVKNINNIAVMKPLPGLLSNCTGVEVLEYDPIGAESHTVVDFEGNQYECTQWCDILKPVVARPIAWYGDDFYSGTPAVTVNAFGKGQVYYFGTHMEERFWSVLLESLAKQHGVFSFEGLPDGVQASVRSGDHGSFLFLLNLSRESVTVALPQEYSSLLDHSIRSGELQLAPYGVEILEL; encoded by the coding sequence ATGAAACGATTTGATTCTATTCAGATGGGTGTGGACTATTACCCGGAGCATTGGGAAGAATCCATGTGGGAACCGGATATCAGATTAATGAAGGAAACAGGTGTCAAGGTAGTTCGGGTCGCCGAGTTTGCATGGAGCCGGCTAGAGCCGACTGAGGGGGATTATCAGTTTGGGTGGCTAGACCGTGCGCTGGATCTTTTTCACAAGTATGAACTGCAGGTCGTGATTGGTACGCCGACAACTACACCGCCTAGATGGTTAACTGCGAAATTTCCAGATGTGCTGCCGGTGTTTGCGAATGGAGAGACCTTTCACCCTGGGGTGCGTGGACACCGTTGCTACAATAGTACATCGCTACGCGAATATGGAAGCCGTATTACTCAGCGTCTTGCTGAGCATTATAGGGAACATCCGGCCGTTATTGGTTGGCAGACTGATAATGAATTCGGCATGCTAGATTGCCATTGTGACGCTTGTAATACAGCGTTTCGTACTTGGGTAAAAGCCAAATATGACACGCTGGATCGAGTGAATGCAGAGTGGGGAACAGTTGTGTGGAGTGGAGAATATAGCGATTGGAATGAGCTTACCGTTCCACTGGGCGGGTCGCCTCATCAGAATCCATCCTTCCTGCTGGATTATCAGCGGTTTCAATGGGATTCAGTGGTAGCATTCCAGAAGACGCAGATTGATATTTTGCGATCTGCTTGTCCTCAGCATTTTATTACACATAACTTCCACAGCTATCCGCAGCGTTTGGATATGTATGCAGTCGGTGCTGATTTGGATGTCGCCGCATTTGACTATTATCCGAATACTTCGCCAGCCAAACAAGCGACAACGCCGTATAGCGGAGCACTTTCACTAGACGTAACCCGTGGCATTAAACGTCAAAACTTCTGGATCATGGAGCAGCTAAGTGGCTCACCAGGTTGCTGGATGCCGATGTGGAGAACGCCGTATCCTGGGATGATTCGTGCTTATGCGTGGCAGACGATAGCTAGAGGCGCGGATACCGTCGTTCATTTCCGTTGGCGTAGCGCAGTCGCAGGGGCAGAACAATTCTGGCATGGACTGATTGATCACAGCAATGTTCCAGGACGCAGATTTGCAGAGTTCACTCAGCTATGCCATGAAGTTAATACAATTGGGGATAAATTGACTGGAACAACGCTAAAGAATGAAGTGGCTATACTCCATTCTCATGAAGAGAAAGCCGCGCTGGATATTCAGCCGCAGGCTGAGGGATTTGATTATTACGAGAATATTAAGCAGATTCACCGTGCGGTGACGAAGCTCGGTATGGGCTGCGATGTTATCAACCTAAGACAACCGCTGGATGGATATAAAGTAGTGATCGCTCCAAATTTATACTTGTTGGATGAGGAGATCGTGCGTAATCTGGAGGATTTTGCCCATGCTGGCGGGACCTTGCTTATTACCAACCGATGTGGCGTTAAAAATATCAATAATATCGCAGTTATGAAGCCATTGCCAGGGCTGCTTAGTAATTGCACAGGCGTTGAAGTGTTGGAGTATGATCCGATTGGTGCTGAATCACATACGGTCGTTGATTTTGAGGGTAACCAATATGAATGTACGCAGTGGTGTGACATCCTAAAACCTGTTGTGGCACGGCCGATTGCTTGGTATGGTGATGATTTCTACAGTGGAACGCCAGCTGTAACCGTCAATGCCTTCGGAAAAGGGCAGGTCTATTACTTCGGTACTCATATGGAGGAAAGATTCTGGTCCGTTCTATTGGAGAGTCTAGCTAAACAGCATGGGGTGTTTAGCTTTGAGGGATTGCCGGATGGAGTCCAGGCCTCTGTACGTTCAGGTGATCATGGAAGCTTTTTATTCTTGCTTAATTTGAGCCGGGAGTCGGTGACGGTCGCATTGCCACAGGAGTATAGCAGTCTGCTGGATCACTCGATTCGTTCAGGAGAGCTGCAGCTTGCGCCGTATGGCGTAGAGATTCTGGAGCTGTGA
- a CDS encoding ABC transporter substrate-binding protein, producing MKKKYPAIALTAVMAMSLALTACGSSNNSSSNSQNGSAGKDKGEVKTVKIFQFKTEIVEGLNELKVEFEKEYPNIKLDIQTVGGGADYAAALKTKFASGDAPDIFSNGGYAEMELWGDKMEDLSDQPWVKDLIPMAAEPMTKDGKVYGMPMNLEGIGYIYNKDLFEKAGITETPKTLSQLEDAAKKLQAIGVIPFGNAYQEWWLLGNQGISTAFAQQDDVDGFIKSLNDGTGTIVGNKVFEDWSNLLNLTLKYGQKNPLTTDANTHLAMFANGEIGMMQEGNWAQTLVDNITPGMNMGMFPMPINEDAEKNDKMTVGIPANLVINKDSGSKEEAKTFLNWLVTSDMGKEYIVKKWKFIPALSTIEATPEDIGQLGADVWNYVKENKVYGLQSSKFPDGVTQEFASVIQQMIAGKVDVNGWMTGMQAAWDKLKK from the coding sequence ATGAAGAAGAAATACCCTGCAATTGCACTGACAGCAGTAATGGCAATGAGTTTAGCATTAACAGCATGTGGTAGTAGCAATAATTCTTCTAGTAACTCACAAAATGGAAGCGCTGGCAAAGATAAGGGTGAAGTGAAGACAGTTAAGATTTTTCAATTCAAAACTGAAATCGTTGAAGGTCTGAATGAGCTTAAAGTTGAGTTTGAAAAAGAATATCCTAACATCAAGCTGGATATCCAAACCGTGGGTGGTGGTGCCGATTACGCTGCAGCACTGAAGACTAAATTTGCTTCCGGCGACGCTCCTGACATTTTCTCAAATGGTGGATATGCAGAAATGGAGCTTTGGGGAGACAAGATGGAAGATCTGTCTGACCAACCTTGGGTAAAAGATCTGATTCCTATGGCTGCAGAGCCTATGACTAAAGATGGAAAAGTATACGGTATGCCAATGAACCTTGAGGGAATTGGTTATATATATAACAAAGACCTGTTCGAAAAAGCAGGCATTACTGAAACTCCAAAAACATTGTCACAGCTAGAAGATGCAGCTAAGAAATTGCAAGCCATTGGCGTTATTCCTTTTGGTAATGCTTATCAAGAATGGTGGTTGCTTGGTAACCAAGGCATCAGCACAGCTTTTGCACAACAAGATGATGTAGATGGCTTTATTAAAAGCTTGAACGATGGCACAGGTACAATCGTAGGTAACAAAGTATTTGAAGACTGGAGCAACCTGCTCAACTTGACTTTGAAATACGGACAAAAAAATCCTTTGACTACAGATGCTAACACTCACTTGGCAATGTTTGCTAACGGTGAAATTGGAATGATGCAAGAAGGTAACTGGGCACAAACGCTTGTTGATAACATCACACCTGGCATGAACATGGGTATGTTCCCTATGCCAATCAATGAAGATGCTGAGAAGAACGATAAAATGACTGTAGGTATTCCTGCGAACCTTGTAATCAACAAAGATTCCGGATCTAAAGAAGAAGCTAAAACCTTCTTGAACTGGTTGGTAACATCCGATATGGGTAAAGAGTACATCGTTAAAAAATGGAAATTCATCCCTGCTTTGTCCACAATCGAAGCTACTCCTGAAGATATCGGTCAGCTTGGAGCAGACGTATGGAACTATGTGAAAGAAAACAAAGTTTATGGTTTGCAATCCTCTAAATTCCCTGATGGTGTAACGCAAGAATTTGCTAGTGTTATTCAACAGATGATTGCTGGCAAGGTTGATGTGAATGGCTGGATGACTGGCATGCAAGCGGCTTGGGACAAGCTTAAGAAATAA
- a CDS encoding carbohydrate ABC transporter permease, translating to MNAKSKSRWNVGIEVLMVLLALLFLSPFYFLLANSVKSFGEILSDAASWPQTFMWSNYSSAWKLARFGEAFRNSVIITVISVILISLFSAMASYRMVRANTKFNQFLLLLFVAAMVVPFQTIMIPILKVVNVLGVNNSFLGLIITNLGISVPMAIFLFHGFIKSVPLEIEEAATVDGCNPITVFFRIVLPLLKPMVMTTIVLNALGIWNDYLLPSLILQAPELRTIPLATFSFFGQYTKQWDMALPALVIGIAPIIVFYLFMQRYIVEGIAAGSVKG from the coding sequence ATGAACGCTAAGTCAAAAAGCAGATGGAATGTCGGCATAGAAGTGTTGATGGTCCTTCTTGCCCTTCTCTTCCTCTCTCCATTTTATTTCTTGCTAGCGAACTCAGTGAAATCCTTCGGTGAAATTCTGAGTGATGCTGCAAGCTGGCCACAGACATTTATGTGGTCGAACTATAGTAGTGCTTGGAAATTGGCACGTTTCGGTGAAGCTTTCCGAAATTCGGTCATCATAACCGTTATCAGTGTTATTCTAATCTCTCTGTTTAGTGCGATGGCTTCCTATCGTATGGTTCGGGCGAATACGAAATTCAATCAGTTTTTGCTACTGTTATTCGTAGCCGCAATGGTTGTTCCGTTTCAAACGATCATGATTCCAATCTTGAAAGTCGTAAATGTACTTGGAGTAAACAACTCCTTCCTGGGTTTGATTATCACGAATCTAGGGATCAGTGTTCCAATGGCAATCTTCCTGTTTCACGGTTTTATCAAGTCTGTTCCTCTTGAAATTGAAGAGGCGGCTACAGTTGATGGATGTAATCCAATTACCGTATTCTTCCGCATAGTACTTCCTTTGCTGAAGCCAATGGTAATGACAACGATCGTGCTGAATGCACTCGGGATTTGGAATGACTATCTGCTGCCTTCCTTGATTCTTCAGGCACCAGAGCTTCGTACCATTCCGCTGGCGACCTTCTCCTTCTTTGGTCAATACACCAAGCAATGGGATATGGCGCTTCCGGCTCTCGTAATCGGGATTGCACCAATTATCGTCTTCTATCTGTTTATGCAGCGTTACATTGTTGAGGGAATAGCGGCTGGCTCGGTGAAAGGTTAA
- a CDS encoding sugar ABC transporter permease — translation MRGTKLSQLGQQFFFVGPAVLFFTLITIIPFIMGMYYSFTDWNGVSGNVSWVGFQNFSTIFTNDPDFWSSFWFTVRFTVLGVILTNVVGFFLAYLLTKPLKSRNMLRTIFFMPNVIGGLLLGFIWQFIFIKGFATMGDLTGWSFFNLPWLGDATTGFWAIVMVFVWQSSGYLMVIYIASLSNVSKEVLEAADIDGASRLQVLRSIVVPLIMPAVTIGLFLAISWSFKMFDLNLSLTKGGPFKSTESVAMNIYNEAFLNNRYGLGTAKALLFFVIVAIITLIQVRITKSKEVEA, via the coding sequence ATGCGCGGCACTAAGTTGTCCCAGTTAGGTCAACAGTTCTTTTTCGTTGGTCCGGCAGTCTTGTTTTTTACCTTAATAACGATTATCCCATTCATCATGGGGATGTATTACTCCTTCACAGACTGGAACGGTGTATCCGGTAATGTAAGTTGGGTCGGATTTCAAAACTTCTCCACTATATTTACGAATGACCCCGACTTCTGGTCTTCCTTTTGGTTTACAGTAAGATTTACTGTGTTAGGTGTAATTTTGACTAACGTGGTAGGATTTTTCCTAGCTTATCTGTTAACAAAACCTTTAAAATCACGAAACATGCTTCGGACCATTTTCTTTATGCCAAACGTTATTGGGGGATTGTTGCTCGGGTTCATCTGGCAATTTATCTTCATCAAGGGGTTTGCAACTATGGGAGACCTCACTGGCTGGTCATTCTTTAATCTTCCTTGGCTGGGAGATGCAACAACCGGCTTCTGGGCGATTGTAATGGTTTTCGTTTGGCAGTCTTCCGGTTATTTGATGGTTATCTACATCGCTTCACTTAGTAACGTATCTAAAGAAGTGTTGGAAGCAGCTGATATTGATGGTGCCTCCCGCCTACAGGTGTTACGCAGCATTGTAGTTCCATTAATTATGCCAGCTGTAACGATCGGTTTGTTCTTGGCCATTTCTTGGTCCTTCAAAATGTTCGATCTTAACCTTTCCTTGACGAAAGGTGGACCATTCAAATCTACAGAATCAGTTGCAATGAATATTTACAATGAAGCCTTCCTGAATAACCGTTACGGTCTGGGTACTGCTAAAGCGCTGCTGTTCTTCGTTATCGTAGCGATTATTACTCTGATTCAGGTCCGTATTACGAAGAGCAAGGAGGTAGAAGCTTAA
- a CDS encoding histidine kinase — protein MIVFILLPTLICIMATMFISYHFSTQSLRTRAVDENTNLLFQGTKNIESLIQEINRLSLIVYSDSELYRLLEAGYEDMLANSRIYSSLNYISSSMPDIPQVYLYRVKDSKATLLSQNTPKRWQGIPPYPDSKITTDSTVSIQSTHLSHSYGLTAPIPQFISEPVFTLHRRIEKVPTPTALGYLSIDVKLTALSDIISQLYDQKQENIWLLDGGGNIVYGDNSEEYGKRLNAPWYDTHIANNQNSQGYFEEDKSMFIYQSIEGPGLNWTLVKQIPVSYLFREAKEAATINIALLVLLLITITTLTILISFRITAPIKQLTRYMNQVQTGKLDIDIRPMGKDEIGVVTERFRSMMDTINNLILREYKLELSNKTNELRALQAQINPHFLNNTLQIIGTLALELKVPQIYSLLSALAKMMRYSMYNEEKIVTVKDELDHVKAYIELQKERFENKFSFRYDMEESLLETFMPKMILQPIVENYFKHGFNLTRSDGFIEITAAKVSDTRMEICIQNNGNAIPSAKLDLLWQKLQHSTRTDIDLLRNTEPDKETTGSGIGLPNVLARLKFVCGDSATLTVDNLRAGGVVVRLEIDIIAERETI, from the coding sequence ATGATCGTTTTTATCCTACTACCAACGTTAATCTGTATTATGGCTACGATGTTTATAAGCTATCACTTTAGTACCCAATCCTTAAGAACAAGAGCTGTAGATGAGAATACGAATCTCCTCTTTCAGGGCACTAAAAACATCGAAAGCCTGATTCAGGAAATCAATAGACTCTCCCTTATCGTCTATTCAGATTCAGAACTCTACAGATTACTCGAAGCCGGATACGAGGATATGCTAGCAAATTCACGAATTTATTCTTCCCTGAATTACATTTCTTCATCTATGCCAGACATACCTCAGGTCTATTTATACCGTGTCAAGGATAGCAAAGCCACGCTGCTCTCCCAGAATACACCGAAGCGTTGGCAGGGTATTCCGCCTTATCCTGACTCCAAGATCACTACCGATTCTACGGTATCCATACAGAGTACGCATTTAAGCCATAGCTATGGCCTAACGGCACCGATCCCGCAATTCATATCGGAGCCAGTGTTTACCTTGCACAGAAGAATCGAAAAAGTTCCCACCCCAACGGCGCTTGGGTATCTGTCGATTGATGTCAAACTAACGGCTTTATCTGACATCATCAGTCAGTTATATGATCAGAAACAAGAGAACATTTGGCTGCTGGATGGCGGTGGAAACATTGTCTACGGGGACAATAGTGAAGAATACGGAAAGAGGCTGAATGCCCCTTGGTACGATACACACATCGCTAACAATCAAAACTCGCAGGGATACTTTGAAGAGGATAAATCTATGTTTATTTACCAGAGTATCGAAGGTCCAGGGTTAAATTGGACGCTGGTGAAGCAGATTCCAGTGTCTTATCTTTTCAGAGAAGCCAAAGAGGCGGCAACGATCAATATAGCACTGCTAGTCCTGCTGCTGATTACAATTACTACGCTGACGATCCTGATTTCTTTTCGGATTACTGCCCCGATCAAGCAGTTGACCCGCTATATGAATCAGGTCCAAACCGGAAAACTTGATATCGATATCCGCCCCATGGGCAAAGACGAGATTGGTGTTGTTACAGAGCGATTCCGCAGTATGATGGATACAATCAACAATCTGATCTTGAGAGAATACAAGCTGGAATTGTCTAATAAAACGAATGAACTGCGGGCTTTGCAAGCACAGATCAACCCGCATTTCCTCAACAATACTTTACAGATCATCGGTACACTTGCCTTGGAGCTTAAAGTACCCCAAATCTACTCACTTCTTTCAGCACTAGCGAAAATGATGCGCTACAGTATGTACAATGAGGAGAAGATTGTCACCGTTAAAGACGAACTGGATCATGTTAAAGCTTACATCGAATTGCAAAAGGAACGTTTTGAAAATAAATTCAGTTTCCGTTACGATATGGAGGAATCTCTTTTAGAGACATTTATGCCTAAGATGATTCTGCAGCCCATTGTAGAAAATTATTTCAAACATGGCTTTAATCTGACCCGCTCAGATGGATTCATTGAGATCACCGCAGCAAAAGTGAGTGACACGCGGATGGAAATCTGTATTCAAAACAACGGAAATGCCATTCCTTCTGCGAAGCTGGATCTTTTGTGGCAGAAACTTCAACATTCCACTAGAACAGATATAGATTTATTAAGAAATACAGAGCCAGACAAGGAAACAACAGGATCTGGTATTGGTCTGCCTAACGTTCTGGCACGACTCAAGTTCGTATGCGGAGATAGTGCAACCTTGACTGTGGACAACCTCAGAGCAGGTGGGGTTGTCGTTAGACTGGAAATAGACATTATAGCGGAGCGTGAGACGATATGA
- a CDS encoding response regulator, which yields MKALIVDDEARVRKAVRLLVDWDAHQIDEVLEAGNGNEAIEVIRQAKPALVIMDMMMESGNGIELMTWVNEFAGNIKFIVVSGHNDFEFVRQTVRHGGIDYILKPIEAEAINVAVAKAVSAWRSEEADRSERQKQSIQLNEFKPIYGEKLLSALIDDPINSEISFRRLCSDGIIPDNTHSSRLILVQTDTGNNLLLKRFGGDTGLLNYAIVNICNEFLQGQHKGVAFRYWGGPSEIAIILWDIQTSVVELIGRINHGIYATLQVRMHFGISCIGSLPKQLPFQRAEVAEALQRRNLLIHEDYCHFSTSSEEYTERNETAKKEMNGNASPTIFAHVKEDWKMAVISGSPEVLSSAAQHWVDELSRGGIVTPEILNSWKNDALLFRSQLVREMLGPEADSALAELEQADQLHPAPYTNGYSFSLFAWRDWSFDLMERLSQVIAAKQAKESNPMHEIVKYIELNYASDLSLQEVAGKFFVSREYISRRFKQEYGINFSDFIVNIRIDKAKLLMQNPRLKLLQISEMVGFHDVKYFSKVFKKQVGASPKDYRNQLND from the coding sequence ATGAAGGCGTTAATTGTTGATGACGAAGCGAGAGTTAGAAAGGCTGTTAGACTTCTTGTCGACTGGGACGCACATCAAATAGATGAGGTTTTGGAAGCCGGAAATGGAAATGAAGCCATTGAGGTTATTCGGCAAGCGAAACCAGCCTTAGTCATTATGGACATGATGATGGAATCCGGTAATGGCATAGAGCTGATGACATGGGTAAACGAATTTGCCGGCAACATCAAATTCATTGTGGTCAGCGGACATAATGATTTCGAGTTCGTGCGCCAGACCGTTCGCCATGGCGGAATTGATTACATCCTTAAACCCATTGAAGCAGAAGCAATAAATGTAGCGGTCGCTAAGGCGGTGTCCGCTTGGCGTTCAGAGGAAGCTGACCGGAGCGAACGACAGAAGCAGAGCATTCAGCTTAACGAATTCAAACCCATCTATGGAGAAAAGCTGCTATCCGCGCTAATCGATGACCCGATCAATTCGGAAATATCCTTCCGAAGATTGTGTAGCGATGGCATTATCCCGGACAATACCCACTCTTCTCGCCTAATACTGGTGCAGACAGACACAGGAAATAATCTCCTGCTTAAGCGTTTTGGAGGAGACACTGGGCTCTTGAACTACGCTATCGTCAATATTTGCAATGAATTTTTACAAGGTCAGCATAAAGGTGTGGCTTTTCGTTACTGGGGAGGTCCTTCGGAGATTGCTATTATTCTATGGGATATCCAAACGTCCGTTGTCGAGCTTATAGGCAGAATTAATCATGGTATCTACGCTACTCTGCAGGTCCGAATGCATTTCGGAATTAGCTGCATCGGCAGCCTGCCAAAGCAATTGCCTTTTCAGCGTGCAGAAGTTGCTGAGGCCTTGCAGCGTCGAAATTTATTAATTCATGAGGATTACTGTCATTTCTCCACTTCCTCCGAAGAGTATACCGAACGCAATGAGACCGCAAAAAAAGAAATGAACGGAAATGCATCACCGACGATCTTTGCTCATGTGAAGGAAGATTGGAAAATGGCGGTCATCAGTGGAAGTCCTGAGGTATTGTCCTCGGCAGCGCAGCATTGGGTAGATGAGCTTAGCCGAGGCGGGATTGTTACGCCGGAGATCCTAAACTCGTGGAAGAATGATGCACTCTTATTCCGTTCCCAGTTGGTACGGGAAATGTTAGGCCCTGAAGCCGATAGCGCGCTAGCCGAGCTAGAACAGGCCGACCAGCTTCACCCGGCTCCTTATACGAACGGTTACTCGTTCTCCTTATTCGCCTGGCGTGACTGGTCATTTGACCTGATGGAGCGACTGTCACAAGTGATAGCCGCTAAACAAGCTAAAGAAAGCAATCCAATGCATGAAATCGTAAAATATATCGAACTCAATTACGCCTCCGACCTTTCCCTTCAGGAGGTAGCCGGAAAGTTCTTTGTTAGCCGAGAATATATTTCACGCAGATTCAAACAGGAATACGGCATTAATTTTTCCGATTTTATTGTTAACATCCGGATAGATAAGGCTAAATTGCTAATGCAGAACCCTCGTCTGAAGCTGTTACAAATTTCCGAAATGGTCGGGTTTCATGATGTGAAGTACTTTAGTAAGGTATTTAAGAAACAGGTTGGTGCATCACCCAAGGACTACCGAAACCAATTAAATGATTAA
- a CDS encoding GDSL-type esterase/lipase family protein, whose product MNTNLITGSGVLNQTDFTSATVLSTAANFIMNKQEPFTHTFRTYIRLRENGKLKLKFWHSNAVDSTWDQGKEATGSEPGGDWVIETAYIADGGTEPDGSIIENTQHALTFEGSVSKAVAAGECFWSDETSIVLPKGHYLAFTWTIKTLTAGKSVPFNVEGMLATAYDAPGNLAGQQSADGFTESDKLLVLPSFIGYKKSVEKKLVFLGDSITQGVRTLKDEYEYWVARIADGLGTDIGVWNLGSGWARAYDVAADGPWLNKAKQSDEVMIVLGVNDIDIGCRSADELLGDLTTIISKIKAANAEASIILSTVPPFNFQGDREGTWRKVNSSILSNPPIGVSRVFDIASLLSLPAPDDHRIRPEYMSGTDDPHPNGIAGKTVADAFLSWY is encoded by the coding sequence ATGAATACTAATTTAATTACGGGAAGTGGAGTATTGAACCAGACGGATTTCACCTCAGCAACGGTTCTTTCAACCGCCGCGAATTTTATAATGAATAAGCAAGAACCGTTCACACATACCTTTCGGACTTATATTCGCTTAAGGGAAAATGGTAAATTGAAGCTAAAGTTCTGGCACAGCAACGCGGTAGATTCTACATGGGATCAAGGGAAAGAAGCTACAGGTAGTGAACCTGGAGGCGACTGGGTTATCGAGACAGCTTATATCGCTGACGGAGGAACAGAACCAGACGGAAGCATCATTGAGAATACGCAACATGCCCTTACCTTTGAAGGGAGCGTCTCTAAAGCCGTTGCGGCGGGCGAATGCTTCTGGAGTGATGAGACAAGTATTGTTCTACCGAAGGGTCATTATTTGGCGTTCACGTGGACGATTAAGACACTCACTGCTGGTAAATCGGTTCCCTTCAACGTTGAGGGGATGCTTGCAACAGCTTATGACGCGCCCGGTAATCTTGCAGGGCAACAATCAGCGGATGGTTTCACGGAGTCTGATAAGCTTTTGGTTCTGCCAAGTTTCATTGGGTATAAGAAATCTGTTGAGAAGAAGCTAGTGTTCTTGGGGGATTCAATTACTCAAGGTGTGCGGACATTAAAGGATGAGTACGAATATTGGGTCGCGAGAATCGCGGATGGCCTTGGTACAGATATTGGCGTATGGAATCTCGGTTCGGGCTGGGCTAGAGCTTATGATGTTGCTGCGGATGGTCCATGGCTAAACAAAGCTAAGCAAAGTGATGAAGTGATGATTGTACTCGGAGTAAATGATATTGATATTGGCTGCCGTTCGGCGGACGAGCTTCTTGGTGATTTGACGACCATTATTTCCAAAATCAAGGCTGCAAATGCTGAAGCTAGTATTATTCTAAGTACGGTACCGCCATTTAATTTCCAGGGTGATAGAGAAGGGACTTGGCGCAAGGTGAATTCTTCGATTTTGTCCAATCCGCCTATAGGTGTGAGCCGTGTATTTGATATAGCAAGCTTATTGTCGTTGCCTGCACCAGACGATCACCGGATCAGACCGGAATATATGAGTGGAACAGACGACCCGCACCCGAACGGCATAGCCGGCAAGACGGTTGCGGATGCCTTCTTAAGCTGGTATTAA